The Diceros bicornis minor isolate mBicDic1 chromosome 28, mDicBic1.mat.cur, whole genome shotgun sequence genomic sequence gggacatgacatgCACAATTCACTctcaaatagttcagaaaaaTGTTATAGGGATAGAGACAAAAGAAATGATGAAGCAAATGGAGGAAATGTAAATAATTGGTGAATCTGCATAAAGGGTATACaggagttctttgtactattctcgcaacttttctgtaagtttgaaattatttcaaaattaacagAAAGCTatccaaaaagttaaaaaatttgttttacgTTAATTAGATgtgacagtatttttaaaaataagatactaTTTGGAAGAGATATTCCTTAataagggggaggggaaaagaggaAGGCGATCAAAGATTGTGACATGATCAAGGACTTTAATTGGAGGCAGCTCCTCCCACAGTGgctttttcaggaactgaagtGACTCTTGCTCGTGGCACAGGGTTGGCTCAGacgtcttctcctcctcctggggAGTTTCCGAATCAGTCTTCATGGCCCCCGTTCACCGCCCTCTTCCTCCTGGAGACACTCCAGCCACCGTGCACCCTCGGAGACCCTCGTGGGGGCTGCCGACTAGAATGCTCAGGGTCTCCCAATGAGGCATGGCTGGAATGGCCAGTGATCCTGGGAGTAGCGGTTTAGGTTCCTCTTGTAAAAACCTCTTTGGGAAACATATGTATTCAGatctgaaagaagaaaggaaaaaattatgctgagtgaaaccCTTGCCTTGGGCCTGGCTGGATTGTCCTGGTCGCCTCCATCCCTGGTCACTGTCAGATTGTCGATTACTGCGTGAGCTACGTGGACCCCAGCCTGGGAGGTGGAAGTCCTTTGTAAGAGGAACAAGTTTCTGCAGTAGGTTCTGCGTTGTACTCCACTGGTGCATTCAGTGATGGTAGGTTGTTGTGCAAAGTGGCTTGGAAAGTAAAAGAATTGGGTCCATCCTGGTTCTGACACTAATACCAGTCCGTGGTTTTGGAAAGTCCTTCCCGCTGTGGGCCTCAGCCTTCTCTACACAATGAGAGGCgggttttaaaagttttaaaactagGATCCATGGAGTCCTGTGGGGGGTAGGGTGGGGAAAGATAGTGGGAGGGCGACCTAGTGGGGGTCTTGGCCCCCCACTCTCAATTCAGTTACAGCAGGATCCTTTTGATCTTTTACAGAACTTGGACAATGTGTGAGATTTTGGTTGCAAGGAGGGTTTAGCTGTTACGGGAATTCTGAAATGGATGGGCTGGGTGATCCTTAGCTCTCAACAGCTGGCCTCATGGAGTGATTGTGGGTTATGTGAGGTCACCTGGGCACAGTGTTGTGAGGTCACTGGGGTACCTGGTGTCCAGCAATGTGGGTGCATTCCTTTTTCCTGGAAGTGCCCACTGTCCAGCACTGGGCTTCTGTCCTTCCATGACCCAGAGGCATTTCTCCTCCACTGGACCACGCTCTATCCACGAGCATTTTCTGGAATTCTTTACTTGCCATGAGCCTGGCTGGGTTTCGGGGAACAAAACTGATATGGCCCCTACCCTCCCGGGACTTACTGACTAGTGGCCAAAGCAGACCTTAAGCAAACAGTTGCACAAAATAGACATATAGGACAATGCCCCAAGAGCTTAGAAGCAGAGTAGGGATGTGTGTTTTTTCCTCCCAGAACCCCTCATGTAATTCCCAGCTTGGAGGATCACACAGGTAGGTCTTAGGCCCCCGGACTCTCTCCAATGTGTTCTAGAATATGACTGCAGCTTCCTGATGGGAGTGGTCCCATCCAtctctcctgtcacctcccccagCTTAGCTCAAATATCAATGGGGTTTGGTCATCAGGACAAGGCCCCCTGCCCTGGGTGTTCCTGCTTAGGGTTAGGACCTCAGTTTGGGACTCACCCTCAAACTCACTGCTGCTGGTAGAGGAGGCTCTCTTTTCTGGATGAATCAGGGGTTGTCCCAGAGGCAAGCAGGAGGCTGCATTAGCACGCTTGGTATTTTGTCTGTCAAGTTCATCCTTCTGCAGACCTGGCAATGATAATTCCACACAGTCACGTGGGGAGGCTCAGAGGAGATGACGGCAGCCAAGGCGTTTTGCCCACTCCAAAGGCGTGCACACGGGCCGGTGGTGGTTATTAAGGGGTGGGGAGTCCCTGAATCTCCCTCCTCTAGACTTCTGAGTTCTCCCACTCATAGGCAGGTACTGGATTcaaaatatgtattctttttaaaatacaaagtttactttttccttgtttataaatataatacataacCATTATAGAAAATCTAGGAAATATTAAAGAATATGAAGTAGAAAAAAATGCCCCAAAGACCCCTCCCCTCAGATATTATCACAGTTCTAGTCTTTTCCTATGCACATTTTTACAGAGTCCATCACATCCTAGATGTTACGTATGCATTTTACTTTGTATGTTATATTACAAACATTTTTCTCATGTcactaaattttaagaaataatggttgtataatattctattttattaataattcaagATTTATATAACCAACGTTCTATCTTTTGATGTTTTCAAATTTAAACTGTTTTCAAATTTCACTACTATAAATACGGTTGTGATGAATGTTGTCGTATTTAAGGCTGTTTTTATACACTTCTAGATTCCTAGAAGTGTACGATTTTGTCAACAGGCTGAGCTGTGTTCTGTGATAGAGGAAACAGCTCTGGCTTTGACCAGCTGCATCCCTTGAGTTCATTGCTTCACCTCTCTCTGTTTTCAGACCTACAAAGTAATACATCCATTTTGGATAACCACGTCCACTTCTTAAATCCTTGATTATAAGGATTAAATCATAACATTTCTCTAGTGTGTAAGCTCTGAAACAGTAGGGGATTTATCTGATCACAGCTGGGCCCCAAGTGCCCAGACAGTGCCTTGCATGTAATAGGGGCtccataataattattattatcttgGAAAAAGGGATTGCCATTTTTAAGCTTCTTGGTTTTTATTGTGAAACTACTTGCAGGGGAAGTATTTTAAAGACCCTCACTATGGATTTCTGGCAAAATATGCCATGAGAATTTTTTTCCCGACATTGTACTGTCCCATCTCTGAGTGAGACTGTGCCAGGCACCTGACCggcccccctgcccccaccagtcACCACCCCACCGTGTGCCTGTCAGTCCTGGCTTTGCCTGATTCTGACAATAATGCTGCTTTTTTGCTTTCCTGTCTGAAATTGCTGATTTTTGTCCCCCCAAGTCTTCTCCACTATGACCTTTTGTCCTGGATCATCAGGAAGGATATAATTATAGACTGAAGGCCAggatgcctctctctctctctctctgactttgaCCTGGCTGTCTTGAAAGCTGTGTGTCCCAGATGCCCTGGCTAAGGATGAAAAGGGATGGCTGATGTGTACTAGACTTTGCATAAACAAGAAATACACATTCATTTTGTAAGCCATtgagatttcaagacttatttgtTTTAACAGGAGAACCTATCCTATCCTGACCAATACCCATAAATTGATTCCATTTGTTGGCATCTGTTGAATCTCTACTTTGTTcaggccctgtgctcagtgcttaaatatattatctcatttaatgctcccaATGACCCTAGAAAGAAATGATATATTatgaatatccccattttacaggtaaggacaTTGAAGCTCGGaatgagagattaagtgacttgcccaattcTGTGGCAGAACAGATTGGAACCAACCCTGGCCCCAAAGGCAGGGATCTTCACCACTGTCTTTGTAGTCTT encodes the following:
- the TEX48 gene encoding testis-expressed protein 48 isoform X2; translated protein: MAAHQNLASKIFCLCCGDCEKPHAVDDSKIPSQTQEQQPSTRSLQKDELDRQNTKRANAASCLPLGQPLIHPEKRASSTSSSEFEDLNTYVSQRGFYKRNLNRYSQDHWPFQPCLIGRP
- the TEX48 gene encoding testis-expressed protein 48 isoform X1 → MLCSRQGQSGQERNQRPLTLQLSLQPAAHQNLASKIFCLCCGDCEKPHAVDDSKIPSQTQEQQPSTRSLQKDELDRQNTKRANAASCLPLGQPLIHPEKRASSTSSSEFEDLNTYVSQRGFYKRNLNRYSQDHWPFQPCLIGRP